A single Altererythrobacter sp. BO-6 DNA region contains:
- a CDS encoding copper chaperone PCu(A)C produces MKFTRIAAAGLLASSLVLTACGGEAEQATEAAPEGIPGMTVENARLVLPPVAGNPAAVYFDLDYEGDRALSIRRADVTGAEETQMHAYAMNNGKMEMGETMPIAITKGTKIAFEPGGYHIMAFGLADTVQAGTTVEVTLTVSGGDKYSFDAEVRAAGDER; encoded by the coding sequence CGCTGGCCTGCTTGCGTCCAGCCTTGTCCTGACTGCATGCGGCGGGGAAGCCGAGCAAGCTACCGAAGCCGCACCCGAAGGCATTCCCGGAATGACGGTCGAGAACGCGCGCCTGGTGCTGCCGCCCGTCGCTGGCAATCCGGCCGCGGTCTATTTCGATCTCGACTATGAAGGCGACCGGGCGCTCTCGATCCGCCGGGCCGATGTAACGGGCGCAGAGGAAACCCAGATGCACGCCTATGCGATGAACAACGGCAAGATGGAAATGGGCGAAACCATGCCGATCGCCATCACCAAGGGCACCAAGATCGCGTTCGAGCCGGGCGGTTATCATATCATGGCATTCGGGCTGGCTGACACGGTCCAGGCCGGAACCACGGTTGAAGTCACACTGACTGTATCGGGTGGCGACAAATACTCCTTCGACGCGGAAGTGCGCGCAGCGGGGGATGAGCGCTGA
- a CDS encoding vgr related protein translates to MSAADYSCPVGGERPLTPGEVALARSIFGTAIDYLPVRIRRRKWFPFQPRRITMAPRGHLHFHPLSDNYCDDFAHANLDRQGLFIHELVHVWQVQTRGGWYLVLNRRPWARYDYSLKPGWPLTRYGIEQQAEIVRHAFLLRRGVRLAGVADSAAYDALVNFPGAG, encoded by the coding sequence GTGAGCGCGGCCGATTACAGCTGCCCCGTTGGTGGCGAGCGGCCCCTCACCCCCGGCGAAGTGGCATTGGCGCGCTCGATTTTCGGGACGGCGATCGACTATCTGCCCGTGCGGATCAGGCGCCGCAAATGGTTCCCGTTCCAGCCGCGCCGCATCACAATGGCGCCGCGCGGCCACCTGCATTTCCACCCGCTGAGCGATAATTATTGCGACGATTTCGCTCACGCCAACCTCGATCGGCAAGGGCTGTTCATCCACGAATTGGTGCATGTCTGGCAGGTGCAGACGCGCGGAGGCTGGTACCTGGTGCTCAATCGCAGGCCATGGGCCCGCTATGACTACAGCCTCAAGCCAGGCTGGCCGCTCACACGGTACGGGATCGAACAGCAGGCAGAGATTGTGCGCCATGCCTTCCTGCTGCGCCGCGGGGTGCGACTTGCAGGAGTGGCCGATAGTGCGGCATATGATGCATTGGTGAACTTTCCCGGGGCGGGATAG
- a CDS encoding PH domain-containing protein, which yields MEKTNDSFRSSLGRWLVGTSAGLGTLALAIAGFAVLIGAAGDLGPWPLLLTALAAAIVIWKWLQVMSEKFELNSQRLVVRRGIITKSIDEVELYRVKDIRMDFSLLNQLAGIGTIHITSSDETTRNQRLVLRHVPHALERREQLRNLVDAARRERGVREIDLVNESS from the coding sequence ATGGAAAAGACAAATGATTCATTTCGTTCATCGCTTGGCCGCTGGTTAGTGGGAACATCCGCCGGTCTAGGCACGCTGGCGCTTGCCATCGCGGGGTTTGCCGTCCTGATCGGAGCTGCCGGAGATCTCGGCCCATGGCCGCTGCTACTGACAGCTCTGGCTGCGGCAATCGTCATCTGGAAATGGCTGCAGGTGATGAGCGAAAAGTTCGAGCTCAACAGCCAGCGGCTCGTTGTGCGGCGTGGGATTATCACGAAAAGCATCGATGAGGTCGAACTGTACCGCGTTAAAGATATTCGCATGGATTTCAGCCTCCTCAACCAGTTGGCCGGGATCGGCACGATCCACATAACGTCTAGCGACGAAACCACGCGCAACCAAAGACTGGTCTTGCGCCATGTGCCTCATGCGCTGGAACGGCGCGAGCAGTTGCGCAACCTCGTCGATGCGGCACGGCGGGAACGGGGCGTACGCGAAATCGACCTCGTGAATGAGAGTTCATAG
- a CDS encoding GNAT family N-acetyltransferase: protein MPIVNWTIRPFRPGDAPAFAALNRRWIEELFELEEKDVQQLQDPKSAILDKGGFIAVADASGWIVGAGAILPAALAPDDGRKWMEVVKMVTDISAQRQGVGAAILDCLIDHARQQAADAVWLETNVRLEAATALYERQGFRKLAEEELWPSPYDRCNLQMVREL from the coding sequence ATGCCGATCGTTAACTGGACCATCCGCCCCTTCCGTCCTGGCGACGCCCCGGCCTTCGCCGCGCTCAACCGGCGCTGGATCGAAGAGCTTTTCGAGCTTGAGGAAAAGGACGTCCAGCAATTGCAGGATCCCAAGTCGGCGATCCTCGACAAGGGTGGCTTCATTGCGGTGGCCGACGCAAGCGGATGGATCGTTGGGGCAGGCGCGATCCTGCCGGCGGCACTGGCGCCTGATGACGGGCGCAAATGGATGGAAGTGGTCAAGATGGTGACCGATATCTCCGCCCAAAGACAAGGCGTCGGCGCGGCCATCCTCGATTGCCTGATCGATCATGCCCGCCAGCAAGCAGCCGACGCGGTGTGGCTGGAGACCAATGTACGGCTTGAGGCGGCGACAGCGCTTTATGAAAGGCAGGGCTTCCGCAAACTTGCCGAGGAAGAGCTGTGGCCCTCGCCCTACGATCGCTGCAATTTGCAAATGGTGCGCGAACTGTAA
- a CDS encoding indoleamine 2,3-dioxygenase translates to MEIKDYGLSRERGYLSHYEIDEIALPSRFAGVTQAAGNLSGLLSSGRVRHWLDQLADPVLEDWAVEAPEEQVRTAMVHYSFLVQAYVWGEPSPPTHLPANLARPMVAIADRLGQAPLLPYSGYVLDNWARLDKSGPITLDNIYMFQNFAGGDDENWFVMIHVAIEAEAGVLLDNAAKLVGIADEAEAERLLIEMDAAWERIYAHFARMPERCDPYIYFHRVRPYIHGWANNPALPGGGLVYEGVEKYGGKPQALRGQTGSQSSIVPAMDALFQVGHSNDPLKSFLDELHHYRPVPHRRFIEDLAAHSTLRDFVSASGSKPLKDAFNACLQQSARFRTRHLEYAASYINKQAGSIAGNDPDVGTGGTPFMKYLKKHRDENAAQVVA, encoded by the coding sequence ATGGAGATCAAGGACTACGGTTTGAGCCGCGAGCGCGGCTACCTTTCGCATTACGAAATCGACGAGATCGCGCTGCCTTCGCGCTTTGCCGGTGTTACGCAGGCAGCCGGCAACCTCTCCGGCCTCCTTTCAAGCGGTCGCGTGCGTCACTGGCTCGACCAGCTGGCTGACCCGGTACTCGAAGATTGGGCCGTCGAGGCGCCGGAAGAGCAGGTCCGCACCGCGATGGTGCATTATTCCTTCCTGGTGCAGGCCTATGTCTGGGGCGAACCCTCCCCGCCCACACATCTTCCTGCCAATCTTGCCCGCCCGATGGTGGCGATTGCCGACCGGCTCGGCCAGGCGCCCCTGCTGCCATACTCCGGCTATGTGCTCGACAACTGGGCGCGGCTCGACAAGTCGGGCCCGATCACGCTCGACAATATCTACATGTTCCAGAATTTCGCGGGCGGTGACGACGAGAACTGGTTCGTGATGATCCACGTCGCGATCGAGGCCGAGGCTGGCGTGCTGCTCGACAATGCGGCCAAGCTGGTCGGGATTGCAGATGAGGCCGAAGCGGAGCGACTGCTTATCGAAATGGACGCCGCGTGGGAGCGCATATATGCCCACTTCGCGCGCATGCCCGAACGCTGCGATCCGTACATCTACTTCCACCGCGTGCGCCCCTATATCCATGGCTGGGCTAATAACCCCGCCTTGCCCGGCGGAGGCCTGGTCTACGAAGGCGTCGAAAAATACGGCGGCAAGCCGCAGGCTTTGCGCGGGCAGACGGGCAGTCAGTCGAGCATTGTCCCGGCAATGGATGCGCTGTTCCAGGTGGGCCACAGCAATGACCCGCTCAAGAGCTTCCTTGACGAGCTACACCACTATCGCCCGGTGCCGCATCGGCGCTTCATCGAAGACCTTGCCGCGCACTCGACGCTACGGGACTTCGTGAGCGCTTCTGGCTCGAAACCGCTCAAGGACGCGTTCAATGCCTGCCTCCAGCAATCGGCTCGCTTCCGCACGCGGCACCTGGAATATGCCGCAAGCTATATCAACAAGCAGGCGGGTAGCATCGCGGGCAACGATCCCGATGTCGGCACCGGCGGCACGCCCTTCATGAAATATCTGAAGAAGCACCGCGACGAAAACGCGGCGCAAGTGGTAGCTTGA
- a CDS encoding OmpW family outer membrane protein has product MKKVSLTLIAIAAAGVSAPAMAQDRAGDIQVKVLGTAVLPDGGIDAVNLDTFGLPAGADTKATDEVIPSFAIEYFLSNNISIETIAGMAKHNVVGTGSLAGVELVDDLRLIPGTVTAKAHFDLGGVKPYVGAGVAYFMFFGEDEGSDLVNLGVTDADLSNEFGFALQAGVDIPVSEAGFGVSLDVKRYFIGTDATFRVGNTDIIRTEHTLDPWTISAGVTYTF; this is encoded by the coding sequence ATGAAGAAGGTTTCTTTGACGCTGATCGCCATTGCTGCCGCAGGGGTGTCAGCACCGGCCATGGCGCAGGATCGCGCGGGCGACATCCAGGTCAAGGTGCTTGGTACCGCAGTCCTGCCAGACGGCGGGATCGATGCGGTCAACCTCGACACTTTCGGCCTGCCGGCTGGGGCTGACACCAAGGCGACTGACGAAGTGATCCCGAGCTTCGCGATCGAATATTTCCTCTCCAACAACATCTCGATCGAAACGATTGCCGGGATGGCGAAGCACAATGTGGTCGGCACCGGCAGCCTTGCCGGGGTGGAACTGGTCGATGACCTGCGACTGATCCCGGGCACGGTCACCGCCAAGGCGCATTTCGACCTTGGCGGCGTGAAGCCCTATGTCGGCGCCGGTGTCGCCTATTTCATGTTCTTCGGCGAAGACGAGGGGAGCGACCTTGTAAACCTCGGCGTGACCGATGCCGATCTCTCGAACGAGTTCGGCTTCGCGCTGCAGGCCGGTGTCGATATCCCGGTCAGCGAAGCCGGCTTCGGCGTGTCGCTGGACGTGAAGCGCTATTTCATCGGTACCGACGCGACCTTCCGCGTGGGTAACACGGACATCATCCGGACCGAACACACGCTCGATCCATGGACGATCAGCGCGGGTGTGACTTACACCTTCTAA